From the genome of Vitis riparia cultivar Riparia Gloire de Montpellier isolate 1030 chromosome 2, EGFV_Vit.rip_1.0, whole genome shotgun sequence, one region includes:
- the LOC117929339 gene encoding TMV resistance protein N-like isoform X1 codes for MAFASSSSSSSSQGSYDVFLSFRGEDTRNNFTAHLCQELRTKGINTFRDDDKLERGRVISPALVTAIENSMFSIIVLSENYASSKWCLEELAKILECMKTRGQRVLPIFYNVDPSDVRNHRGKFGAALAEHEKNLTENMERVQIWKDALTQVANLSGWESRNKEVKKLKAYSSTCFIYKRQ; via the exons ATGGcttttgcttcttcttcttcttcttcttcttctcaagGGAGCTATGATGTGTTCTTGAGCTTTAGAGGAGAAGACACCCGCAATAACTTCACTGCCCATCTCTGTCAAGAGTTGCGCACTAAAGGAATCAACACTTTCAGAGATGATGACAAGCTTGAGAGAGGCCGGGTCATATCTCCTGCCCTTGTTACAGCTATTGAGAACTCCATGTTTTCCATCATTGTTTTATCAGAAAATTATGCATCTTCTAAATGGTGTCTGGAGGAGCTTGCAAAGATACTAGAGTGCATGAAAACCAGGGGACAGAGGGTTCTCCCAATTTTCTATAATGTGGATCCCTCAGATGTGAGAAATCATAGGGGAAAATTTGGAGCAGCCTTAGCTGAACATGAGAAGAATTTGACAGAGAATATGGAGAGGGTGCAGATTTGGAAGGATGCTCTCACTCAAGTTGCAAATTTATCTGGTTGGGAATCAAGGAATAA GGAAGTGAAAAAATTGAAGGCATATTCCTCAACTTGTTTCATTTACAAGAGACAATAG
- the LOC117929815 gene encoding TMV resistance protein N-like, giving the protein MAFASSSSSSSSQGSYDVFLSFRGEDTRNNFTAHLCQELRTKGINTFRDDDKLERGWVISPALVTAIENSMFSIIVLSENYASSKWCLEELAKILECMKTRGQRVLPIFYNVDPSDVRNHRGKFGAALAEHEKNLTENMERVQIWKDALTQVANLSGWESRNK; this is encoded by the coding sequence ATGGcttttgcttcttcttcttcttcttcttcttctcaagGGAGCTATGATGTGTTCTTGAGCTTTAGAGGAGAAGACACCCGCAATAACTTCACTGCCCATCTCTGTCAAGAGTTGCGCACTAAAGGAATCAACACTTTCAGAGATGATGACAAGCTTGAGAGAGGCTGGGTCATATCTCCTGCCCTTGTTACAGCTATTGAGAACTCCATGTTTTCCATCATTGTTTTATCAGAAAATTATGCATCTTCTAAATGGTGTCTGGAGGAGCTTGCAAAGATACTAGAGTGCATGAAAACCAGGGGACAGAGGGTTCTCCCAATTTTCTATAATGTGGATCCCTCAGATGTGAGAAATCATAGGGGAAAATTTGGAGCAGCCTTAGCTGAACATGAGAAGAATTTGACAGAGAATATGGAGAGGGTGCAGATTTGGAAGGATGCTCTCACTCAAGTTGCAAATTTATCTGGTTGGGAATCAAGGAATAAGTAA
- the LOC117929339 gene encoding TMV resistance protein N-like isoform X2 encodes MAFASSSSSSSSQGSYDVFLSFRGEDTRNNFTAHLCQELRTKGINTFRDDDKLERGRVISPALVTAIENSMFSIIVLSENYASSKWCLEELAKILECMKTRGQRVLPIFYNVDPSDVRNHRGKFGAALAEHEKNLTENMERVQIWKDALTQVANLSGWESRNKCMT; translated from the exons ATGGcttttgcttcttcttcttcttcttcttcttctcaagGGAGCTATGATGTGTTCTTGAGCTTTAGAGGAGAAGACACCCGCAATAACTTCACTGCCCATCTCTGTCAAGAGTTGCGCACTAAAGGAATCAACACTTTCAGAGATGATGACAAGCTTGAGAGAGGCCGGGTCATATCTCCTGCCCTTGTTACAGCTATTGAGAACTCCATGTTTTCCATCATTGTTTTATCAGAAAATTATGCATCTTCTAAATGGTGTCTGGAGGAGCTTGCAAAGATACTAGAGTGCATGAAAACCAGGGGACAGAGGGTTCTCCCAATTTTCTATAATGTGGATCCCTCAGATGTGAGAAATCATAGGGGAAAATTTGGAGCAGCCTTAGCTGAACATGAGAAGAATTTGACAGAGAATATGGAGAGGGTGCAGATTTGGAAGGATGCTCTCACTCAAGTTGCAAATTTATCTGGTTGGGAATCAAGGAATAA ATGCATGACTTAA
- the LOC117929323 gene encoding disease resistance protein RPV1-like isoform X2 — protein sequence MSKLRLLKVYQSDKIFRNFEDTFKKEDCKVRFSSNFKFSFDELRYLDLYGYSLKSLPNDFNAKNLVHLSMPCSRIEQLWKGIKVLEKLKCMDLSHSKYLIETPNLSRVTNLERLVLEDCVSLCKVHPSLVDLKNLKFLSLKNCKMLKSLPSGPYDLKSLDTLILSGCSKFEQFPENFGNLEMLKELYADGTALRELPSSLSSLRNLEILSLEGCKGPPSASWLFPRRSSNSTGFILHNLSGLCSLRKLDLSDCNLSDETNLSSLVFLSSLEGLNLCENNFVTLPNLSRLSRLEVVWLENCTRLQELPDLPSNIVQLNARNCTSLKNVSLRNVQSYVQPFLLKNRVNGGINVIWALEMITPGSRLPDWIRYQSSGKKVIAELPPNWFNSNFLGFWFATVVPKSSTNIRNFEYEVHCYFSYSRSGRFTHGIQVWPCLQLDPHMLKSDHVKLLYVPLSSFSDWHQVTRIKASFEPVSDRFGVVKRYGIGLAYSNEDVNHNNPPMIQFGSISSASSPPPNKSTVVLTEIHDEESSGSVDGSELDNSGYYTADEGEPAETACSKDPSESEMQPQKRLKCSHFQDIP from the exons ATGAGTAAACTTAGATTGCTCAAAGTCTATCAATCTGACAAAATTTTCAGAAACTTTGAAGATACATTTAAGAAGGAGGATTGTAAAGTTCGTTTCTCTtcgaattttaaatttagttttgatgAATTGAGGTACTTAGATTTGTATGGATACTCCTTGAAATCATTGCCTAATGATTTCAATGCAAAGAATCTTGTTCACCTCAGCATGCCTTGTAGCCGCATTGAACAACTTTGGAAAGGaatcaag GTTCTTGAAAAGTTGAAATGCATGGATCTTAGTCACTCTAAGTACTTAATAGAAACCCCAAATCTCTCAAGAGTCACCAACCTGGAACGGTTAGTTTTAGAAGATTGTGTGTCTCTATGTAAGGTTCACCCATCACTTGTAGATTTGAAGAATCTCAAatttttgagtttgaaaaaCTGCAAAATGCTCAAGAGTCTTCCAAGCGGCCCTTATGACTTGAAATCCCTTGACACATTGATTCTTTCTGGCTGCTCAAAATTTGAACAATTTCCGGAGAACTTTGGGAACTTAGAAATGTTAAAGGAACTTTATGCAGATGGAACTGCACTAAGAGAACTACCCTCCTCTTTGTCTTCGTTGAGAAACCTTGAGATATTATCTTTGGAGGGATGTAAGGGACCACCATCTGCCTCATGGTTGTTTCCAAGAAGAAGTTCCAATTCCACTGGTTTCATATTGCATAATTTGTCAGGCTTATGCTCTTTAAGAAAGCTAGACCTAAGTGACTGCAATTTGTCAGATGAAACAAACCTTAGTAGTCTTGTTTTCTTATCTTCATTGGAAGGTTTAAATTTATGTGAGAACAACTTTGTTACGTTGCCAAACCTCAGTCGACTTTCACGCTTGGAAGTTGTTTGGTTGGAAAATTGCACAAGACTTCAAGAACTGCCAGATCTCCCATCAAACATTGTTCAATTGAATGCAAGAAATTGCACATCATTGAAAAATGTCTCGCTTCGAAATGTCCAGTCATATGTCCAGCCATTCCTTCTAAAGAATCGCGTAAACGGG GGTATAAACGTCATTTGGGCATTAGAAATGATCACTCCTGGGAGTAGACTACCAGATTGGATAAGGTATCAGAGCTCAGGGAAGAAAGTAATAGCAGAGCTACCTCCAAATTGGTTTAATTCCAACTTCCTGGGTTTTTGGTTTGCAACCGTCGTTCCCAAGTCTAGTACCAATATTCGTAATTTTGAATACGAGGTACACTGTTACTTTTCCTATTCAAGATCCGGTCGCTTTACTCACGGCATCCAAGTCTGGCCTTGTTTGCAGCTTGATCCTCACATGCTAAAGTCGGATCACGTAAAACTGCTTTATGTACCACTTTCTTCCTTCAGTGATTGGCATCAAGTGACTCGTATCAAGGCATCGTTCGAGCCAGTTTCTGACCGATTTGGTGTAGTTAAGCGGTATGGAATTGGTCTGGCGTACAGTAATGAAGATGTGAATCACAACAACCCCCCAATGATCCAATTCGGCTCTATTTCCTCTGCTTCCTCTCCTCCTCCTAATAAGTCAACAGTTGTCCTTACAGAAATCCATGATGAGGAATCCAGTGGAAGTGTTGATGGCTCGGAATTGGATAATTCTGGGTACTATACTGCTGACGAGGGGGAACCAGCTGAAACTGCTTGCTCTAAGGATCCGTCTGAATCAGAGATGCAGCCACAGAAACGCTTGAAATGCAGCCATTTTCAGGACATCCCTTGA
- the LOC117929323 gene encoding disease resistance protein RPV1-like isoform X1 translates to MHDLIQEMGMEIVRQQSLQELDKRSRLWFHEDISDVLKKNTGSEKIEGIFLNSFHLQETIDFTTQAFARMSKLRLLKVYQSDKIFRNFEDTFKKEDCKVRFSSNFKFSFDELRYLDLYGYSLKSLPNDFNAKNLVHLSMPCSRIEQLWKGIKVLEKLKCMDLSHSKYLIETPNLSRVTNLERLVLEDCVSLCKVHPSLVDLKNLKFLSLKNCKMLKSLPSGPYDLKSLDTLILSGCSKFEQFPENFGNLEMLKELYADGTALRELPSSLSSLRNLEILSLEGCKGPPSASWLFPRRSSNSTGFILHNLSGLCSLRKLDLSDCNLSDETNLSSLVFLSSLEGLNLCENNFVTLPNLSRLSRLEVVWLENCTRLQELPDLPSNIVQLNARNCTSLKNVSLRNVQSYVQPFLLKNRVNGGINVIWALEMITPGSRLPDWIRYQSSGKKVIAELPPNWFNSNFLGFWFATVVPKSSTNIRNFEYEVHCYFSYSRSGRFTHGIQVWPCLQLDPHMLKSDHVKLLYVPLSSFSDWHQVTRIKASFEPVSDRFGVVKRYGIGLAYSNEDVNHNNPPMIQFGSISSASSPPPNKSTVVLTEIHDEESSGSVDGSELDNSGYYTADEGEPAETACSKDPSESEMQPQKRLKCSHFQDIP, encoded by the exons ATGCATGACTTAATACAAGAAATGGGTATGGAAATTGTTCGTCAACAATCTCTTCAAGAGCTCGACAAACGTAGTAGATTGTGGTTCCATGAAGATATCTCTGatgtattgaaaaaaaatacg GGAAGTGAAAAGATTGAAGGCATATTCCTCAATTCGTTTCATTTACAAGAGACAATAGACTTTACCACACAAGCCTTTGCAAGGATGAGTAAACTTAGATTGCTCAAAGTCTATCAATCTGACAAAATTTTCAGAAACTTTGAAGATACATTTAAGAAGGAGGATTGTAAAGTTCGTTTCTCTtcgaattttaaatttagttttgatgAATTGAGGTACTTAGATTTGTATGGATACTCCTTGAAATCATTGCCTAATGATTTCAATGCAAAGAATCTTGTTCACCTCAGCATGCCTTGTAGCCGCATTGAACAACTTTGGAAAGGaatcaag GTTCTTGAAAAGTTGAAATGCATGGATCTTAGTCACTCTAAGTACTTAATAGAAACCCCAAATCTCTCAAGAGTCACCAACCTGGAACGGTTAGTTTTAGAAGATTGTGTGTCTCTATGTAAGGTTCACCCATCACTTGTAGATTTGAAGAATCTCAAatttttgagtttgaaaaaCTGCAAAATGCTCAAGAGTCTTCCAAGCGGCCCTTATGACTTGAAATCCCTTGACACATTGATTCTTTCTGGCTGCTCAAAATTTGAACAATTTCCGGAGAACTTTGGGAACTTAGAAATGTTAAAGGAACTTTATGCAGATGGAACTGCACTAAGAGAACTACCCTCCTCTTTGTCTTCGTTGAGAAACCTTGAGATATTATCTTTGGAGGGATGTAAGGGACCACCATCTGCCTCATGGTTGTTTCCAAGAAGAAGTTCCAATTCCACTGGTTTCATATTGCATAATTTGTCAGGCTTATGCTCTTTAAGAAAGCTAGACCTAAGTGACTGCAATTTGTCAGATGAAACAAACCTTAGTAGTCTTGTTTTCTTATCTTCATTGGAAGGTTTAAATTTATGTGAGAACAACTTTGTTACGTTGCCAAACCTCAGTCGACTTTCACGCTTGGAAGTTGTTTGGTTGGAAAATTGCACAAGACTTCAAGAACTGCCAGATCTCCCATCAAACATTGTTCAATTGAATGCAAGAAATTGCACATCATTGAAAAATGTCTCGCTTCGAAATGTCCAGTCATATGTCCAGCCATTCCTTCTAAAGAATCGCGTAAACGGG GGTATAAACGTCATTTGGGCATTAGAAATGATCACTCCTGGGAGTAGACTACCAGATTGGATAAGGTATCAGAGCTCAGGGAAGAAAGTAATAGCAGAGCTACCTCCAAATTGGTTTAATTCCAACTTCCTGGGTTTTTGGTTTGCAACCGTCGTTCCCAAGTCTAGTACCAATATTCGTAATTTTGAATACGAGGTACACTGTTACTTTTCCTATTCAAGATCCGGTCGCTTTACTCACGGCATCCAAGTCTGGCCTTGTTTGCAGCTTGATCCTCACATGCTAAAGTCGGATCACGTAAAACTGCTTTATGTACCACTTTCTTCCTTCAGTGATTGGCATCAAGTGACTCGTATCAAGGCATCGTTCGAGCCAGTTTCTGACCGATTTGGTGTAGTTAAGCGGTATGGAATTGGTCTGGCGTACAGTAATGAAGATGTGAATCACAACAACCCCCCAATGATCCAATTCGGCTCTATTTCCTCTGCTTCCTCTCCTCCTCCTAATAAGTCAACAGTTGTCCTTACAGAAATCCATGATGAGGAATCCAGTGGAAGTGTTGATGGCTCGGAATTGGATAATTCTGGGTACTATACTGCTGACGAGGGGGAACCAGCTGAAACTGCTTGCTCTAAGGATCCGTCTGAATCAGAGATGCAGCCACAGAAACGCTTGAAATGCAGCCATTTTCAGGACATCCCTTGA